The DNA sequence CAAGCCGTTTCCGTTCCTGCTTTTTGCTCATTTTTCCTTCCCTCCGCCCGCATCCGTCTTCTCTTCACTGCCAGCGGCGGGGGCCGATTCCCCGTTGCCCGCCTCATCGCCTTTCTTTGACGCGGTCCCGCTCTCTATATTCCCACCGCTGTTTTCCGCAGTCGAATTCGGTTGGTTCGCCGCTCCGTTGTTTTCCGTTACCCCATTCGCCGGCTCCATCGTTCCGCCTTCTCCGTCGCCGCTTTGCCCAACATTGCCTTCCGGCACTTCAAGGCCGCGCACGTGAATCGTATACGTTGGCGGATAAAAATCTTCGCTCACCGTTTCTTTGCGCACGAGCCGATCGCCGTCGCGCACTTCGCGTTCCACCGTCACAACCATCCCCGGCCGCCCGATCTGTTCCGTCCTCTTCTCGCCCGGCGCCAGGCGCGCGTCATAGCGGACGATGACACGCGGTTCGATAGACTCCGCCTCGCCTAGGCGAATGATATATTGATAGGCAAACGGCAACCCGATAATGGCAACACGCACCTTTCGTCCATCATGCCGGAGAAGAAGCGTGTAGTCGGTCGTGTTGGGGTTGAACCATTCCAAATCGCGGCCGCCGCTAATGGCCGCCTCAAAACCGGGCGTCACTCCATCCGGCAACATACGGCTCGTATAGCGCTCCACGACAGTGAAATTGGTCGCCAGCACCGCCCGGTACACCGCTGAAGCGATCGCATCGGCCGCTTCATCGGACAAATCGGCCTTCACCTTTTTCATATAATCGCCAAACGAAAACAGCTGTTTCGCTTTAATCACCGCGCGCCGCTCGCCAGACAACAAGCGAACGGCCGAAGAGTCAGGCACCGATGCGGCCGCTTCGCTGACGACCGGCTGCCGGCCGTTTGCCAACGATATGTAGCGATCCAAGTCGATCGGAGATGATGGCTTTTGCAGCTGAGCCGCCTGTCCCTCTAAATCCGCCCCAAGCTTCTTGATGTCAAGCGCCGATAACGCCGCTGGAGGAACGATGGCTGCCGCCGCTTGGAGGCATTTTTCTAAATCAGCGATCACAAACAGCGGCGTGCGCCTCCCGTCGACAAACCGCTTCGTGCTCTCGGCAAGACGAAACGCAAACGCATCCGCCGGCAGGTCAATGCGCTTTTCTTGGTACTGAAAAGAAATGGAAGCGGTCGCCCGCCACTCGTTCACCCGCTCGACAACCGCCTCTCGGGCTCTTTCCGGCGTCATGCCGGAGAGTGACACCGGACCGACCGCCGTGCCCGGGCCAAGGCGGCCGTCATCCGGGGCTAAAACATCATAGGCGAGGGTGCCCAGATGCGAAAAAGCGATAAAATAAACGGTGCAAACAGCCATGACAACAAACAATTTCCACGCGGCAGCCTTTTTCACCGCCGACCCTCCTCCATTACGCCTCCACATTCATCGAGACATCGACGATGACGCTTGGCCCCGCCTCTTGCGCCTTGCGCACATCCTCTTCGCCAAGCAGAGTGCCCGCTTTAAACAGCAGGCGGCCGTCTGCATCATAAATATCTTTTGTCAGCCGTTTTCCGGCCAACAGCGCAACTTGTTTTTCCCTCAGCGACTGCAGCGCTTCAACATTTTCCGCGCTTTCGGCCATCGCCTCCATTTGCGCGGAAACGTCCTCTTCCGCCATAACGCTGGTTGGCTCGATGCTCTCTGCCTTCAACAACTGCGCCGGGTCATCAAGAAGCGATTCGTTTGCTCCGTCGTTGATGATCAAAATATCTTTGCCGTACGTCAACACTTCCGAGGCCGGCAGCACCGCTTCCCCTTTCTCGAGCTGAAGAGCGATGCCGACAATATCCCCTGACTCTTCATCAACGAAAAACTCGCGGGCTTCGCCGAGCAGCTGCCCTTTGCGCGTGATGGCTTTCGTATTTTTAATCCGGATTTGCTTATTGACGAGCTGATTGGCGATCGGAATTTCCGAGAGGTCAATTACATCGTGTCCTTGCTCCACCGTCACAGCAAACTCGCCGATGCCGACGACTTTTTTAAACGGAATCGCCTTTAAACTGAGCTGCACATCGTCTTGTTCCACGGTCAAAAAATCGATCGATCCTTTGTCCGGGTTGATCACCAAACTTTTCACCGTGCCGATTTGTGCACCGTCAGCAATGCTGATGATCGGCAGTCCAATGATTTGCGCGCTAGCTTTCATCTTGTTCACCCCAACTATTTAGTGTTGCGGCAAACTGCCGCCAAAGCGCCAACTCTTCGGCCACAGCCGGATAGGCACGAAAACGGTCAGCGAGCTCCTCAAGCCACGCTGCGAGCTTGCCGTACTGTTGTTCTACTACATAATGTTCCATTAACAAACGGGCCAATACGTAATAGTCGCGGTCAGAAAGCGGAGCGTCCAAACAGCGGCGGATGCAGCGTTCGTAATCGGCGGCGCCCAAACGACGGCGGTTGAGGCGCAATTCAAGAACGACCGCCTGCACGACTTCCGGACCGATCATTCGCGCTGGCCGTTCGCTCTCTTCCTCCCGCCGGCTTTCCGTTTGCCCATCTTCTTCCGGCTCTCGGCGCTCGGTTGATTGTTCGCCTTCCGACCGGCCATGCTCCGCTCGTTGCCCTTCCTGCCTGTCAGGCTCTGCTTTCATCGCGTCCTCCTGACGGGGCGGTTCGGCAGCCTCGTCCGTTTCCGGCAGCGAACAGTCGACAATACCCGTATTGCTTCTTCCAAAAGCGCCCCTTCACGCGGCATTGCCTGGCCGGAAGGCAGCCCGTTTTCTACAGCAGAAACGCCCGCCGAGCTAGAAGACATGAACGCGGAAAGTTGCCCCTCCTCTTCTTCATGGCTGAGATCAAGCGCCTGCAACAGGCCGCGGCCGTCGGCGGCCGCTCCCTCCTGCAGCACCGCCGCTTCGATGTCTGGCGTCATCGAGACAGGTAGCTCATCGAGCCAATCGCGCAGACGGCGCGCCGGCTCAACATTCAGTCCGCCACCGTCACCCGTCATGGCGGTCGGCTCTACTGCATCCAAATCCAAGGCGGACAACTTCTCCAGCTCCACACGATCCGAATCCAACGGAAAAAACTCCTCTTGCTCGGCATCGTCTCGGTCCACGGAGCGCATTTTTTGCTCCACATCGGCCGAATCCAACGAAAGCAGCTCCTCCGGCTCGGTTTGATCCGCTCCGGGATCGGAAGCGGCTTCCTCTATGCCATCCATCGATCGAAGCAAGAAAGCAGTCTGTTCTTCCCAGGGCTCCTCGCTGGATTTCGGCGCCCGCTCCGTCTCTCCCGAAGCTGCTTCCGACGCTGCAGGCGACGCTCCTGAAGCGGTGTTACCGGTTTCCTGCACGTGCGATCGCAACGCCTCCCCACCCGAGTCAGCGCCTTGAAATTCCCTAGAAGCGCCGTTTTGTCCAAAAGCTGCCGGCCAGGCCGAATCGACTAGATTTTCCGTTGCATTCTGGACCATCGTCCCATACCTATCGCCTACTGCCGTCCGGTCGCCACTCCCTTTCCATCCTCCCTTTCTCCGTTCCCCAGCTTCCTCCGTCTCCACCGACCGGTAAAGAAGCGGACCGAACCAACGATCAAGCAAATACGAGCCCGCCAACAGCAAAAGCCCGACGAGCAGGACGATTTGCCATAACGGAATCACCGATTCGGCCAACTGCGCCAGCCCCGCAGCCAAAAAGGCAGCCGCCACCACCGCCGCGCCCCCGGCCCTGCTGAAGCCAAGCGGCAGCAGCCAAACGGCCAACAGCGCCACTATGAATGCAACAACGTAAACAACCGCCTCTTTCCACATGCCCACCCGTTCCTTCCCGGCGTATCATTGGCAATAACGCGACAAATATGCCATTGCTCGTTCTCTTATCCTAAAATTCTACATGGTTCAACTCGAAAATATTGTATAATAAAGTTACATATTTTGAAAGAAGGTTATGACAAATGGCGGGAAGCAATTTTCCTCTTCCTAGTCGTCAAGCAGGATTTACGTTGATCGAAACGTTGCTGGCCATCACTCTTTTATCGGGCGTCGCGATCGGTTTGTTTTACTTTTTCACGAATGCGATGATGCATACGTCTTACAACCAAGGTCGGACGGTGGCCGTCAACGTCGCCCGCGGCGTCGCTGTCTATTTTGAAAAAAACGCAGATTTCTCACGGCTAAAAGAGTATATGGAAGACCATCAAACACCGTTTCTTGAGCTAACAAAAGACAATTGCGGCAACGAATCGTTGGCGGCGCTGTTTTTTCCCGGTGAATCTGGCCAACTGCATACGGTATGTGAAGCGCAGTTCGCCCCGAAAATCAACAATGTCCGTTACGAAGCTTCCGTTTACCTTGTCCGATACGACAAGGAGGCATGGGATGCATTCACTTCATCGTCGGAATTCGCTTCCTTGCCTGCGCCGCTGCAGGCGCGCATCCGCGCTGAAACGGAAAAAGCAGCCGAATCAAACGCCGGCGGCTACATGATCAAATTATACACCTCCGTCCGTTGGGACGAGCGCACGAACGAGACGGCGTGGGTCGAAGGAGTGATCACCGATGAAACGATCCGCTAGAAGCGAAGCCGGCATGACGATGATCGAGCTGTTGGCCGCCGTTTCCATTTCTTTGCTCATCATCGGCGCTATCTACACGGTGTTTTTAACCGGCATTCGCGCCTACGAGCGCATCGGCATCGAAAACGACTTGCGCAGCGAAGCGGACTACACCATGGCCCGAATAATGAACGAGCTGTACACGCTCTCTCCAGATGGAATGGAAAGTCAAGAGGAAAACACGCCGTTAACGGCCGTCACCTTTGTGAAAAACCAAGAATTCAAAGCCGATGCGGACACCGGGCTTGTCTCCCGTGAAGAGAAAAAGCCGGAAAGCATCGAGCGGATGACGCTGTCCATCCAAGACGGCGCGCTCGCGATCAATGGCGAAACGATCACCTCTTCCCGCTTTTTGCTGGGCGACTCTTCATCGTTTTCATTCCGTTGCGCACGAAAAGAAGGCAACCTGTGCCGCAGCGGCGTCATGACGATCCGTCTCATTGTCTCCGACCGTCGACACGCCGACCCGAGTGGTTGGCTGTATGTGCCGCCGTTTACATTGACAACGGAATTTGGTTTTTAAGTATTGCATTCCGAAACTTTGTCTGCGAAGGGAGGGGCTGCGATGAACCGACTGCGCTTGAACGCCGCTGGCTACAGTTTGGTGACAACAATGCTCATGATCACCCTCTTTTTTTTGCTCGGCTTGACGATTTTAACAGTCGCCGTCCAGCAAGCGCGATTTACCGCGGTGCGCGTCGAGAACATCGAATCGTTTCACGAAGCCAAAACAGCCCTTAATGAAGCAATTGCTGAGCTTAAAGCTGAGCTTTCAGACGATGATTTTTTTGTTCACCATGACATCTTCACCCCTAGTCAATGGGATGCATTTCTCGGTATTAACGAGGACACCCCCAGCCCGGAGACGATCACCGGCAAGCTGAAAGCGCGCTACGGCGTGGAGGTGGAAGACGTGTCCTATCGCTTGTACAACATTCCGACGAACAAAGTGTTCCTCCGCGCGCTCAATTTGTCCAAACCGTTTACGGACGGCCATCGCGAGCGGAAAGTCAAACGGCTCGTCTTTTTAACGAATACGCCCAGTTTTCTCAAATACGCGCTCGGATCAAAAGAAACCGTCATCTTAAACGGCGGCGTCTACGTGGAGCAAGGAAACGTATACGCCGGAAAAAGCGCTTACATCAGCAACGCGGCAAACTACGTGAAAAAAAGCGGCGAGTTAACGATCGCTCCTATCGATGCCGGACTGCCCGCATCAATAAACGATTCGATTTGGCACATTCATGACAAGCTGCTGTTTTCATGCACGCAAACGAGCAGTTGCTGGAAGACTGGCGGCCGAACTTTCCAAATGGAAGAAGGCCTTTTCTTCCCAGGATGGCCGGACGATGGCGGCCCCCTCATTCAACAAGAGACGGACGATTTCATCGATACTGATTTCGAGCGCACCGTGAAAGATAAATTGCTTCAAGCAGCCGGTCTCTCGCCGTTGTCGCCTGAAACCCAACAAGCGTATATCGAGCGCATTGAAAACGATCACCAGGCGCCGCTCGATGTAGCGCGGGAGCTTGAGCAAGAAGGGAATTTGGCTCGGGTCGTGACAGACGACGAAACGCCGTATGAACAATCCATCAATCAGATGCCAAAAGACAAGCCGCTTTGGTTGGACGCAGAAGGGAAGGAGATCACCCTTTATCGCGGCATTGACGTGCAACAAAATGGCCAAAACCAATGGCTCATTGTCAATGGCGATCTCCGCATTGAAGGATCGACAAAATCAACAGCGGCTGTACGCGGCAATTTGATCGTGTTCGGTGATTTGACGCTCACCGGAAACTTGGCGTTGAACGCGAGCATTTACGTCACTGGCAAGACGACCATTTACAACAGCCATATCGACGGAGCGGATGGAAAAGGGCTCGTGTTGTTGTCCAAAGGCACGCTCGATATCGCCCGCATCAATGAATTTCAAGACTCAAGTGAAATCCCGAACTTAAAAGGGTATTTTTATACGGACAGCAGCGCGACGATTTATGTTGTCGGGTCGTATTTGTACATTGAAGGCGGGTTGTTCGCCCGCGGGAACGGAGCGGCTGCTCCGGATACAGACATCAACGGGCTCGTCATCAACGCCTTTCGCGGCCGGATCGAGCCGAAAGACGGTGAGCCGTGGAACTTCATTCCAAGCTCTGACATGCGACAATCTCGTCTGATCGTCAAATACAATCCACGGGTGTTAGTCGAACAAGGAACAGGATTGCCATTTGTCAATCAAATCTCACTCGTCGCCGACCGGCTTGAAGTTGAGTGAACGAAGACGGCTAAATTCCCTCTCTCATCCTCTCGATCCCCTGGACAAACGAAAAAAAAGCGGATCTCCAATTCAGGAGGCCGCTTTTTTCATCATTACCAACGCCCACCGTTGCTGCCGCTTCCCCCCTCATCTTCACGCGGTTGGACAAAGACCCACACTGAGGCTTGAATTGGCCTGCCATCCGGCGTTCTCGCATTGGCGGTCGCCGTCACAACCGCGTAGCCGACATCCACTGCTTCCAAATACCATCGTCCATTTTCTTGGACGACGTCGACAAATCGGAAGTCAGACGATGTCACAGAGCGGAGCGTTTTATCCGTCGCATTTTCCGGGATAAAGCGGAGCTGCTCCGCCACTTCGAGCCGATCGCCCGGATTCATATAGATCACCGGGTTGCGGAAAGCCATGCCTGTGAGCGCTACGTACGGATCAATCACACGGATGGACGCCGTCGCAGAGGCATTCCCGCCGTCTGTAGAGCGCACGGTGATGGCAACCGTCCCTGGTTTCAGCGCTGTTACAACTCCATTTTGCACAACAGCCACGGCATTATCGCTTGACGACCATACTAGTGTTTTGTTCGTCGCATCGCTCGGTACAATCGTCACCGGAATGGTCTGCACATCTCCGACGTTCATCGTCGTTTGATATGAACCAAACTTCAGCTCGGTGATCAGCTTCGTATACGCAAACACCGCGCTCCCTATTCCCATTCCTCTCGTCAATCCTCCTGACGACTGCACGTTCACTGTGTACGATCCATCGTTTGAGATCGGAATTTCATACGGAGAACTGAGCGCCGTCCAAGCGGACGCCACGCCATTGCGCACAATCTGATACTGATACGACACCCCTTCACCGGCCACCGGTCCCATCAATTTGACGGTAGGCGCCTCGTACGTCATCGCTCCATTCGCCACTGTGCCTTTTGATGTTGTCACCAAAAGATGCGGCTTAATATACACAGGCACCGTTTGGCCATTGCTGTAGGTGACAAGCAACACGCCGTCATCAGTTGGGTCATATTGAAGCGCCTTGACAGGGAGCTGCAGCAATCCATACGAGTTAGGATGTTTGCTCGTTCCAATTAGAGAGGAAGAAGCGCTGAACGTTTGCCATTTGCTGATTAGCCCACTCTCATCGCCTTCATAGTAAAAGTTCAGAAAATCATCTAAACGAACCCTCATGCCGATCCGTTCTGCCGGCAGCGAAAGCGTCGACGTCCTCACCCCATAGCGGCTGTCGGCGAACGTCACAACGGCAGGGGGCAATTGGACATTGCTCATGGCAAAATCCGCCTGCATCACCCACTGCGCTGAGAGCGTCAGCTTATTCAATTGGCTGTATTCGAACGTCTGGTCGGCAAACGACCATTGTGCGTAACGCTTCCCATTTTCCTCGTACGTCACCACTTTGCCATCGGGGACGACAGAGATGCCGTCAGGAAGCTCCTGAACGATTTTTACATTGCTGATCGTCCCTGTCGCATTGCCGACATACCCGACAAGCGACAGCGAATACGTGGCCCGGAAGCGGTTGTCGTCGCCATCGGTTGCCCCCCGTTTGATTAAGCTTGTGACATCATTGGTCAGCCCTTGCAGCTTCACCGTTCCAGTAAACGACGGCGGCGCTTCGTCTTTGACCGTGACGGTCACCGTTTTCGTCACAGCCGGCTGTGGTTGGCCATACACATCGCGATACGTCAGTTCAGCAGTGAACGTATATGTCCCTTTTGCTTTAAATGACACGGGAATCGGAATCGTCACCGGCGCCGGAGTGCCTTGACCAACTTGGTATGGGATGGAAAACGAAATATACGCGTTTGCTTCGTTTCATCCAGCCATACTTGGCCGTTTTCCTCAATGGTGACATTGCCGCCGAATGACGAAAGCGGGATGCGCACCGTGCCTGTAAGCGCCGGCGTCGTAGCGAGCTGGGAAAAGCGCTGGAACAAAGAGGCCAAATTTTGCACCGTTCCTTGCCGCGCTTCGCCGCCGGCAGTCGCTGAAAGCGACAGTAAATAGTCCATATCGACTTCATCATTGTCGCCGAAGCCGATTGGGTAAAGGGTGATATTGTTCATCCCGAGCGTTTTTGCCACCGCTGTGGCATCGGCTCGGATTTTTCCTTCAATGCTGCTGTAAGTGAACGAATAGCCGTTATCCCAAGACACCCGCCATCTATTAACATAATCTTGGCCGTCGCTGTAAAATCGGCGAGAATATCCTTGGTTGTCGGTAAAACGGATACCGGCAGTCCGTCCATCGCTGTACAATTCGTATGTGACCGAAAGAGAATCGGTTACTCTATTCCCTGTATAGGAATATCCACCCCCAAAATTCTGCTTGACCTCCCGATACGTAATCGTATCGACTGCATTCAACACCGTCGGCATGCCATCCGTTAAGAAAATGATATACTTTTTCCTCGTTGGATCCGTGAAATACGATTTAGCAAGAGACAAAGCAGCCGAATAGTTCGTTCCGCCGCTGGCGGTCAAGCTGTTGCCGGTATTGAGAATGGCGTCGAGCTGGCTTGCTACATCCGAATATTTTCCGAATGGAACGACGCTGGCCTGCTGGATTCCGTCGGAAAATGGGATGAGCGCGAAACGGTCATTTCCATTGTAATTCGACTTAAAGTAATTAACAGCCGTCTCCAAAGCCGATTTTGCGCTTTGCAGCTTCGTCATCGTCATCGATCGCGACACGTCCATGACAAACACGACGTCGATTGGAGGGCGGATGATTCCTGAAACAGCGCCTTGTGGAATGAGCGTCACATCGAGCCGTCCTTCGGCATTGCCGTTCGGCGGCTTGGCGTATTCCGGCTGTGAAAACGAAAGGGAAAAATCCAATTTCGCCGTGCTCGCCTCCATTTGCCTCGTATATTGATAAGGCGTCTGTGGGAACGAAAAATACACATCCTGATCGGCATACACAACACCTGCTTTCATCGGCCATAGGCTTGCCATCAGCCAAAACAACATTCCCCATAAAAGCCAGCCGCGCCACCGCTTCATGCGCCTCCCCCCCCCCCCGCGCCAAAAGAACTATCTTTCTTCCATTATATCAATCCTTTTCATCGCTTGGCATTATTTTTTTAAACGTTTTCGCACTTCAGATATAAAGTAAAGCGATCCTGTAATGAG is a window from the Geobacillus stearothermophilus ATCC 12980 genome containing:
- a CDS encoding VanW family protein, translating into MKKAAAWKLFVVMAVCTVYFIAFSHLGTLAYDVLAPDDGRLGPGTAVGPVSLSGMTPERAREAVVERVNEWRATASISFQYQEKRIDLPADAFAFRLAESTKRFVDGRRTPLFVIADLEKCLQAAAAIVPPAALSALDIKKLGADLEGQAAQLQKPSSPIDLDRYISLANGRQPVVSEAAASVPDSSAVRLLSGERRAVIKAKQLFSFGDYMKKVKADLSDEAADAIASAVYRAVLATNFTVVERYTSRMLPDGVTPGFEAAISGGRDLEWFNPNTTDYTLLLRHDGRKVRVAIIGLPFAYQYIIRLGEAESIEPRVIVRYDARLAPGEKRTEQIGRPGMVVTVEREVRDGDRLVRKETVSEDFYPPTYTIHVRGLEVPEGNVGQSGDGEGGTMEPANGVTENNGAANQPNSTAENSGGNIESGTASKKGDEAGNGESAPAAGSEEKTDAGGGKEK
- a CDS encoding PRC-barrel domain-containing protein, translated to MKASAQIIGLPIISIADGAQIGTVKSLVINPDKGSIDFLTVEQDDVQLSLKAIPFKKVVGIGEFAVTVEQGHDVIDLSEIPIANQLVNKQIRIKNTKAITRKGQLLGEAREFFVDEESGDIVGIALQLEKGEAVLPASEVLTYGKDILIINDGANESLLDDPAQLLKAESIEPTSVMAEEDVSAQMEAMAESAENVEALQSLREKQVALLAGKRLTKDIYDADGRLLFKAGTLLGEEDVRKAQEAGPSVIVDVSMNVEA
- a CDS encoding type IV pilus modification PilV family protein, giving the protein MAGSNFPLPSRQAGFTLIETLLAITLLSGVAIGLFYFFTNAMMHTSYNQGRTVAVNVARGVAVYFEKNADFSRLKEYMEDHQTPFLELTKDNCGNESLAALFFPGESGQLHTVCEAQFAPKINNVRYEASVYLVRYDKEAWDAFTSSSEFASLPAPLQARIRAETEKAAESNAGGYMIKLYTSVRWDERTNETAWVEGVITDETIR
- a CDS encoding PilW family protein, translating into MKRSARSEAGMTMIELLAAVSISLLIIGAIYTVFLTGIRAYERIGIENDLRSEADYTMARIMNELYTLSPDGMESQEENTPLTAVTFVKNQEFKADADTGLVSREEKKPESIERMTLSIQDGALAINGETITSSRFLLGDSSSFSFRCARKEGNLCRSGVMTIRLIVSDRRHADPSGWLYVPPFTLTTEFGF